The Drosophila innubila isolate TH190305 chromosome 2R unlocalized genomic scaffold, UK_Dinn_1.0 1_C_2R, whole genome shotgun sequence DNA window TGGCATTGATGCCCAGCTGCAGAAGTTAGAGTCTATAAGAGAAACCCTTAACTGATAACACTCAAAGCTATAGCTTACCTTGTTCAGTGTGGGCTTCAGATCGGTGTCAAACTCGAACTTGAACTTGGGCAAATAGACGGCAACACTTTGCCATTGCCAGCGCTCCTCGAGCAGCTTGAAGTCGACGCCCTTGagctgctgctccagctgctggAGACCCGTGCGCTTGTTGGGCAGAATGAACCACATGGTCATGTTGATGTTCTCGAAGAAGAGCTCAATGGCCTTGGCATCCAGCTCCGGATAGTCGGCGTAGTAATACCAATTGTCGGCAAACATTGTGGGCACCTGAACCGCTTGGCTCTCACTTAGCCAGAAGTCGCGATCCTTGGTGTCCTCGTCGTTGAAGGGTCGCGCCCAGCGTGCCTTGAAGTAGATGGCATTGATGAGTGCCACATTTGTGTCGGGCTCCAGTTTGTCCACCACATGCTCAATCTTCTGCTGCGTCTTCTGTTTCACCCAGTTGTTGATCTGTTGCACCGCTTGCGATTCCTGCTCAAAGTTGAGAGCTTCCACTTCGGAGTCAAAGTACTTTGCAGCCACTTGGCGGAAATGTGGCGCCACCTTGAGATTCTCACGTGTGTAGACCTTGTTGGCGATCTCCAGCACCGTCTTGGACTTGATGTATGAGTGCAACAGACGGTGGTAGCTCTCGGCCAGCCCATCTTTGCTCTCTTGCGCCGAGGCATGCAACGTCTTCTGCAGCTCCGTTGCCGTCTTACCCTCCGCCCCGTAGTAGGCCAGGCCCAAAGCCAGCTGCACGGATACCGGCGAAATGATCACATTCTCCTCCTGACGATCGGTGGCCAAGGTCTGAAAGAGTTCGGTGGCAAACAAATTGCGCTCCTTGATCGTATTTGCCACACAGAGCAGTGGCAagatcagcagcagctgcaacacaaCTGAAAGCAAACCGATCATTAAACATTACTCCAAAACACCGCACTGGGATTACACTTACAGCTCAGCCGGTTGTGGTAGTTCATTGCGCCTGCGTTGACACCTCGCGACTAAAAGTGAAAAGGCTGTAGAACCTGTCATTTATAGCTGCGCCAGGAATCGGAATCACGACGCGGCAGCGCATGCGCTTTGCATTTCAagtggaacaacaacaacaagactcGGACTCTTGAAAGGTAcaagaaaagcaaagcaaagcaaaagcaagaACAAGTAGGAAAAGCTATAGTCGAGAATCCGACCAtgggatacccgttacttatttcaatataaataaaagtactttaaggaaattactacctaacgTTTTtgttaggtgattgtattgaaataataaatttataagtaactttggttagctattactgccgttctactaaTCCGATCCTGCTGCGTTTACTTAAgctaatagataatattaatagctaattttaatatccataaaaaacgtattatcttaaaaactatgggtgtggtggtttttcgcaatttgcgggggcggagagGGGCGGGGCttgaatttgaaacaaacttgacctgcgtggggtctatagatatctgtgtgccaaatttggttaccctatctcttttagtctctgagatcctgttgtttatacagacaaacagacggacagacagacagacggacagacggatagacggacagacacactaTTTGGCTATTTCCACTTTTCTGTTGATATATATGTTGAATGAatgttgaatatatatactttacgaGGTCGGaaatgcctccttctccctgttacatacattgtaACAAACACGacatacccttttacttattttttaagtagcgggtataaaaagaaaggCAGGGCAGCAAAAGGAATCGTACGTGCATTGCTTCTGGGCTATTCTCGTTCTGGCTGTGAAGCACTTGAGTTCATGCACTTGCTGTGTAACTTTGTGTTTGAGCTTGAGTGCCTTAAGCTACGTGCATCCATCAAAATGTCTGATTTTAGCCTTATCCAATTTTTTATCATTCaaagggaaagggaaggggggaaagaagagagaaagaagtAACCAGCGTTCGGTATCAAAGTCccgaaatttgttatttatgcaCAGTTTGTGTGAAAtgctaataaattttaatggaattttaaaaacatgctTTATAGCCTTGTCCGCTCcctgtacataaatataaatcttgACCAGGCTGGCGCAGCGACTAACTTGGCCAACTGCCTCTGTcttcctttcattttttgttgttgttgttttcttgtcTTTTATGGTAGCATAAATTGACTTGGCTACTGTAtgaaagatttttattaattgtgggtgaatttttgaaaacactTTCCGACTTTCTACCAGTTGATAAACCAGATTGCAGCTTGGCCTATGCCTTATATAACtagctgtctgtctgtctgtctgtgtgtgtgtgtgtgtgtgtgtgtgtgtgtgtgtgtgtcctggCAACGACCGGAGCTGCCAAAGCGCTGACCGTTCTGATTGAATGATTTCACTGATCGAGACAAAACATGTTAAAGATCGTGATCGTTGTGGCTGCCAGGCTAAAGCTAAAGCTGAGGCTGAGGCTAAGGCTTTGGCCATGGCTCTGTCTGTGGCTCAGAGGCAGTCTGTTGTCTTTATAGATACACAACACGGCAgccagcaaaacaaaacaaaatcaaaaaagaaaaaaaaaaaaaaggaatgcCGATAAAAGAGTTTTGCGACTGGACACAAGGCACAAGTTGATGCAGCAGGTCGACACACGAGGCAAGAGCCAGGCGACGGCAGATAGGAGACATGCAACAGGGAACAGGCGACAGGAAACAGGGGAACAGGGGGAACAGGGGCTAATGCTTTGGCTCAGTTTGTGGCTTTGGCTGCATGCAACGGCAGCAAAATGATGCTGATAAAAATAACTTGCCACAAAACTTCTGCTTTTGAGCCGTGCGGAAAAGCACAAGAATGATGAGCCAGCtccaagaacaacaacaacaaccacaacagccataacaacaacacgaatTATGTGATCGTTGCAGCATCTCTCATGGATGGAAGCTCTCAGAGAGTGTGGGTTTCTTTGCCTGCGTGCAAGTAACCCAAAACCAGTTGATGATAGagcaaaaaacacaacaaaattaaaccgAAGAAAACAAAGACCCCAAAGTGAAAGAAACCGAGcccaaaaatacatataaaaaaaaaatacaatggCAACAATTGCGCCTCCTTTCTCTCTCCCACTAACCCTTTTCTTAATCTCTttctttgctgttgttactaagcataaaccataaaatttcACATAActacacaaaaataattgcaatttgcatagCAACAATGATCAACGATCAAGCATCAAGATCAGCTTAGCATTAAGAGTTAAGATTGTCCTACTTGGAAGATCTTTTTAGTAGATTATGCTATTCACTTAGTCAGAAGTTGACCTAAACATTTAAGCTGTCCGTTATGCAGAAAGTTGACTCTaacaattaaagcaaatattccaaaaatatgttgattaaattaaatcggaggatttacatataatttatagttcataatttatatttaatattaaatttattcgaaattcttaacttaatttttatacgtagtaattttttctttgccgacagCTTTAAGtcatgcataaaaaaataaatgaaataaatatgtgcaTGGAGAGGAAAAAGGCCAAATATCCTAGAAATCCGTTTGGTCCtacaaacaataacataatttcttttagtaaaattaattcgTTAATTTCAACTCTTATTTTTCGATCAAATAAGAAATgttatacaataataataattaaatttttatttgagttttagttttttttttttttcgttacagttcataatttatttttaattgtatttgtattttgaatctttaacttaatttttatacttggtaattttttgtttgccgactgctttttgtcgtgcataaataaataaataaaaagtattataaaaatcaaaataacaagtttttctcaattttaaaaataaaagtataaaattatttttaaatttgcaaaacaaaaatttaaaaacacttgaatgtaaatatcttttgatcaaaaaaacgTATTTCCAATAAAATAAACCTTGTTTACGATCActtattaaaagttaatataactaaaatttgtttaatcatCAACTATGCGGATGTAAAAATTGTTGGCTAGTTAATtgccattttttaaattatactctatctgaattttatataattaactaaatatttaaattcctCTTTCAAGCAACACTCGCTATCATGTTGTTATCATGGCCAATTTGACTTCTGGCTATAACTTAAACTAATATTGCTTATTAGGCTCATAGCAAAAACAACTGTAAATTTGCAGTCACAACTTTCTTGGAGGCGGTTCGACAAGTgttagttgtgtgtgtgtgtgtgcgtgtgtgtgtgtgtgtgtgtataattaGCCAATTGCAATGGCCAATGCTGCAATCTAATCGATAGTTTGGCCAGCACTTTGCAGTGAAAACAAGGCAAACTTTCGTTCAATTTCAACATCAATATCGATATTGACGACagtcaagcaacaacaacaaccacaacaacgacaacaaatcaAGCAAATGGAGTTTTATGCAAAACCAAAACTCGCCACGCTTCACGAGGCGGCAACAAACACGGGACCAAGAGACACTCAACCACTTGACCAGCGGAGACGACCGAGGACTGAGCCCAGACCGAGCTTGTTGACaagcgcaacagcaacaacaacaacagcaacaacaacaactgaacaacaactgaacaacaacgacaacggatGACACAAACGACACGTCAATCTCAAGCGCTGCCCACATGCGGCATGCAACATGGAACAGGATTTTCCAATTCGAGACAAATTAAGCTGGAAAAATGCAAgtacaactgcaacaacagcaacagcaacaacaacaacaacaatatacacATTATGCGTATTTAGAACTCGTTGTAGTTCTCGTTAATTAGCACTAAAATAAGTGGAGACTGTGTACTGGACCCTTGAAGAGCGCGTTGCACGTTGCGCGTTGCACGTTGTGCGTTGCATGCATCAACGTTTGGCATCTCGATCGGCTCGATCCTTTCAGTTTCTACGAAATCGGCGACATCTTTGCAGTCAAATAAGGCGACAAGGCTGACGCAACATGTTGTTAATGTCCGTTAAGGCAACTGACAGACGCCCAGTCAATTGATAGCTCCATGTTGCATGCAGCATCACAAGTGGGCATGTGCCACATGGGgcacaaaccaaaaaaaaactatcaatTTCAAGAATTCATATCTGAACTGAACTGGACTTTTGGTTAACCTTcaatcaatttgatttgtCCATCCATCGATTGATTTGTTTGCCAATGTACAGTGAAAACTGTCCGTCATCAAATGTCAATTAACTGATTGAAATCAATGTATGCgctattatttcaatttataaccAACGGCAAATTACAGCATCAATAgtcaaacaaaaaccaaaaactcaaagtcaaactcaaattcaaagagaaaagaaaagcacAATGCAATGACAAGATCAAGATGCTGCGCCTACTTTGTGTGGTACTTTATGTAACGATCAGGCTTTCAAACATTTTCCGCTTTGAATTGCAAATACAAATGTTGCACAGctcgcagcagcaacaacaatggcacaCGCGatcattctctctctcctccAGATGCCCAACAAATGATGCTGTCTGAATGGAAGTCCCTTCCCCCCTCCTTTATCACTCAAAGTAGGTGCTGCTCCTTGGCATTCAGTCTTCTTTCCCTACGTATGCTAATTTTCATGCCAAAACATCGATCAAAGCTACAAGAATGAGCAAGAGGAGCAGTTAGTGAGGGAGAAAGACAGTGTGTGAGCTGCTTTATTTAACAAGTCCACTCAAAAGTAGGCAACTTTTTTTCTACTGCATATTcactaattattttaatatgggCGCTCAAAAGCATGCTACACTTTTattctgtttaatttttgttgcgCGCGCTCGAAAGTAGGCAACGCTTTCCATTCCACATACTTCTACTCAACTCTATTAAAAAGCGCGCTTGAAAGCATGCAACACTTTTGCTGCCGCCAACTAGACAGGCAATTTGGCAGCTTCTCAACTTGCGCCTAAATTGAACTGTCAGCTTTAGTTTGCTGGCACCACCTCCACTGGACAATTTATTGACGTATTGGCACTGCTTTCACGCGGATTTCAGAACGATTTTAGAACGATTTTAGGCTGGCGTGTGAATGCCAACAGCAGGCCTTTTCCCAGGCAGACAGTCGCCTATCCCCACTTAATATGCAAATGGAATGAAACAAAAGCCGCCTTTCTATGCGCACATGTGTGTTTTAAAAGCGGATTTCCAAAATTGCCGCACACAACTCGCGTtattttcttcgttttttttttacgagcaGAGTTTCTGGCTGGGGAGGGGAGCTGAAATTTATTGTGCGACACGCCTGCGAAAATAGTTTTAGAGAGTGCGTTTTATGACGCTGACTTTGGTGTTGCTTTCGCCGCACTGAAATGTGTTAATGTGCGAGATTCGGATGGCGACTTTTTGCCTGCGCGTCACGCGGAAATTTTAGAGCTAAAGCGactgcctaaaagtatgcaatagtaTGTGTTGGCTTTGTTTGCAGctgactcactcacacacacgcaaagtTAACAATTGCAAAGTGTAAAATGTGTTAAGCCAACTGAAATGGGGAATAACGAAAGccttcccctttcccctttccccttcccattcccattcccttGGTATTGCAGCTTAGCAACTTTTGTTGCTGCCCTGCGACTTAGTTTTGCTTTGATGGATGTAAAGCTCCATTgtgatgtgtatgtgtgtgtgtgagtgagtgtgaacgtatgtgtgtgagcgtgGGTCTGTGCTTTCTTGCTGGATTTATTTGTGGCAAcacaaagattttttaatggCATCTTTTGTAGCTATTTTTTATACcactccaaaaaaaaagagaaaaaaaaaggaaagaagcCATTTCATAAGTGCTCATGTgtgttaatgtgtgtgtgtgtgggtgtgtgttgaTATGGGTGCAGACTCACATACGAGGGTGGCTGGAGAACTCTTTTAAGCACAAATAAACTTGCCACATTGTTGCCCTTTCATTCTGTCGACAGCACCCCGCTGGCATCTTGACGATTCACAGAACCTCCGGGAATTgagagtgcgagtgcgaggaGTGTGCACTCAAGCAAGGTGTTTGCCTGTTAAATTATATAACAATGCAATGAACTGTAAAATACGCAGCTAAGTGCTGCTGCTTAGTGCTTAGTCTCAAATGGAGACGCTGCAGTCAAAGCTGCCACTGGAAAATGCCATAAATGGACACAActcatacatacgtatgtgcGGGGTTAAGGGTGCTTGTCACAAAGCCATTATATAGCTTAATTATGGCACACGTAAAAGTGCTGAAAAACTGCTAAGATGTAAAGTAGAAACACAAAGAAAATTCAAGCTTCAAAAGATTAATTCAATTCCCAAAATTAAACCAGCtagttttataaatcaaatttaattttaacgtaaactaaactatttatttgcccctgaaattaaaaacttccTATTATCctccaattttaattaatttttaaaattaaatacaacaaattctCTTcaagacttttaaaatttaaataaaacaaaatgattatagttgatttatttcatacagttgcattaattaatatttttattcaacagCTGGcaactaattaataattatgaatGATATCATTTGTCTTCACTTGATGAATCGCACGGcacattaacattttccgtTCATTTCAAGGTCGACCACTCCCAAAAACTAAACACGCTTccaaattgacaaaaaaaaaagaaagtttttttcAAGAAACACGCCACAAAATTGTGTTAAATAATGAAAGACTAAATTTCACATTtagataaaagaaaatgtgaaaattatgCAGTGCCTGCGcctaatttataaaacaaacacaaacacacacacacatgcatttatgttggttATAAATGTAGGCTAAATATGAATTACCGAGAAAATAGTGcgcagttaattaaaatataatgagCATTTAACATGCAGcctaaaaatcaattaaagcaTAGCATACTTTCGGGCTTCGTGTAGAAATTCGTGTGTGGAGcgttcaagaaaaaaaagctcGCACTCAGATACTTTGCGGTAAATGCTTTAATGTGTGATAGCAAACGAAGCACaagagcagaaaaaaataaaaaaaaacagtcgcaatttgaattcaaatcgAAATGGAATGACTTTACTTAGATCTACTTATGTGGAAGATACTTATGAGGGGGAGATTGTTTTGGGGGTTGCCCAGTTTTTCCCCCTCGAGTTGTGCGACAAGCATGCCGCCCTCGAATGGTCGCCCCTTAATTTAAAGATTACTTTTGCGCTGCTCTTCTGCTACCCTCACCCTCACCACACAGTTTTCTGTTtgctttcaattgtttttatcagtttacatttaaaaacaaaacagcacaacaacaacaacaacaaaagatacGACAAATacgacaaacaaataaaagccaTGATGCTTTTTTTGCCAATGCTCGCAGAGATTTAGCTGTGATTTAGCCAGCAATCGTtgaaaaaaacacataaactTTTTGCCTCTTTGCTTTCGTTTTATTGGCATTGCTTTTTAGGGGGGAGTGGACtttgtttgtatttgcttCGATTTGTTTCGGCAGCGGATTGAAAATGAGCTTAGACTGAGGCAAGTGCAAAGCCTTCAATATAATTGAAACTTTGCtcattaaatgtttttcaacGGCAGCGGATTGAAAACCCTTAAAAGGGTAGCTTTTAACTGTGGTTGGAtagaaagttttattaatttgagaAATGCTGTAGAGAGAGTACTTTATACATATtctaaaagtctttaaagtgTGTAGAAAGTATAGagtattgttatttttgcatGCCAGCGACAGGCGACAGAAGTTGGGCTGCCATTACTCATCTGTAGCCAAGAGAGGGTcttacatactatatatttgTCTACTAGTTGGCAAGTAAGACGTCTGCAGTCATGAAATATAATGAATGATGTCAGCAGACGAGCGGCAGCTTGTCAAGAACACATGCGTCCGTCTGTCTGACGTGCACATGACTCCGCTCCGAACACCAAGAGTATAACTGTATACGAGTATACGAGTATAACTGTCAATGTGGCGTTTGGAGCAGTCAGCGCCCTTAAAAGTAGACAATGATAATGATTGCCGTGTTGGAGAAAACTTCCCTCTAACTGTAACAGTTACACGGCACGCTTTGCCGAGCATCTGACGGCTGAGACAATTTGTCATTTGTTGCAGACGCGACGCGACACGGCACAAGCTCGAGCTTTGTGCCACTTGCTGACAATGGCAACCAACTAGTTCAGGGCTGTAGTCGAAAAAGCTCAGCTTGTGTCCCATGTGTGTGAGTCGTCTCATTGATTGGACGCACACAGAGCGCAGctgttgcaaaaaaaaagtaataataatgcaaaagtggcaacaacaacaataataaaacttcAAGTGCGGCAATGCAAATAGCTGCGAGTCGTCTTTGGCGGCTTTAAAGCGGCTTTAATAGCTGCCCAAATAGCTGCAGGCCAAAGGCGCAGTCTCTGAATGGCCACAAAGGCGATTATATCGCCGGGTGGACTctgaataattataaaatttcagaGCACAacaaaacgcacacacacagaaatacacacacacacacccgctgCACACGCACGACATTCatgaaatgtataaaaatgtaatggcATTTAAGTGGCCGTTGGCgtcgttttttcttttcttttcttttttatttttatttttatttgaaaagcaAGGCGCAATTAATATTATGGCGTGGCAGCAAAAGTTGATGTGCCACCTCAGACCACTTGCGACActtgagagagtgagagagcgacagagagagagtgagagagtgagagagacggCGGCCGGAAGCACTTAGCGTCACAACATGCGAAATGAAAAAttgtgttgcctacttttttgGGCGGAGTAAAGCACAGCCATTGAACTTGCCACAGTGCCACGGAGccgaacagcagcagcaggcactaaataaaatgtagcataaataataaaatgctaaaaattcaTAAGTGCTTGCCGTAATTCATGAGCTGCTGCCCTGTCCAATTACCGTGTCCACGAAATTGCCTTTGTTCGTTCGGTCTCCTCAAAACTTCTTATCAGACGTCGCGTTTATCAGAGCTGCAACTGTTACTGCCTAGTGCATATGGTGAGTACGAGTTGCGATACTCTAATTGAGCTAATTCCCTTGATTCAAGTCGCGAGAGCTGCGAACTTCAAgcttatgcaaataaatatggcGAATGTACGTGACCAAGTGCGTAATATGCAAAAAGTTGAGCTCGCTCGAACTCAGCCAAGTCATCATTACGCTGTGCGAATCTCAAATGAATGTCAGCCAAAGGACACTGAGTCCTTGTGCGACATGGAAACAaacagcaacgacagcaacaacaacaacaacggcagaaATAGCAGCCATGTAGGCGACAGCATTTGAATTCCTAAGCAGACAAACGCCAACTCAAACATTGctctctcgctcactctcACACGCATCTATGCTCATATATGTAAACTATATACACTGTtagaaaaaacacaaaattaaattgaattaaacgcttttaaattcattaaaataacataaaataaatagattaaaaaacaataaaaaaaatatttattaaaaaacaattataaaaattatgaaaaatatataaaacagtaaatt harbors:
- the LOC117784056 gene encoding serine protease inhibitor 42Dd codes for the protein MNYHNRLSFVLQLLLILPLLCVANTIKERNLFATELFQTLATDRQEENVIISPVSVQLALGLAYYGAEGKTATELQKTLHASAQESKDGLAESYHRLLHSYIKSKTVLEIANKVYTRENLKVAPHFRQVAAKYFDSEVEALNFEQESQAVQQINNWVKQKTQQKIEHVVDKLEPDTNVALINAIYFKARWARPFNDEDTKDRDFWLSESQAVQVPTMFADNWYYYADYPELDAKAIELFFENINMTMWFILPNKRTGLQQLEQQLKGVDFKLLEERWQWQSVAVYLPKFKFEFDTDLKPTLNKLGINAMFSTAADFSNIFDDSPIGTRITKLQHKTFIDVNEIGCEAAGISYAAGVPMSLPLDPKTFVADHPFVFIIRDQHAVYFTGHIVKF